TCTCGGACCCGGGAGCGGAGGCGATGGCTCCCGCTGCGACCTCCTTGATTCAACACGTGGTACTGGGCCGAGGCCACAAGCCAGGTCCGGCTGGCCCCAGGCGGGCTCGGCGGAAGTGGCCTCGGCGCGTCCACCGGAAGCAAACGGCGGCCGCAGCGCACGCCCCCTAACGGCCGGCCGGCGCCGCGCTCGGTCCGGAAAGCCGTGACCCCGGAAGGGGTCGGCTGCTTCCGGGAACGCGCCTCACGGGCCGAGGCTCGGGGCCCGGGTGTCCGACCGGCGGCCGCGCGGTCCGCGCGCTCGGCTCCGTGACGCCGCGTGGCCGCGGGCGCGCAGGCGCAGTCGCAGGGGTGAGCGAGCGAGCCGGCGCGGACGCATCCCCGTGTGCGCGCTCGCCTCCGTCCGGCGCGGCGCTGCTCTTCCCAGGGTAAAGCCTTCGGCGCTGTCCCGCGGCCTCTTGTCCCCCTCGAACTACAACTCCCAGCATGCCTCGCCCCACGCCGGTCCCAGTGTGGTAGCCCAGGATAGGCCACGGAGGCGCGCTGGGCCCGTGACGTCCCAAGCAGGAAATCCATTGAATACGTCGTTTGAACGCGTCGTTCACAGAAGCCCCAGTGGCCTAATGGATAAGGCATTGGCCTCCTAAGCCAGGGATTGTGGGTTCGAGTCCCATCTGGGGTGATTTCTTTttcctgcctttttcttttctttctttcctttaaatcGCTCTTTTTTCTAAAGGGAcccaaaaagggagaaaaaaaaattgagagctaTGATTATTTAACTCTGAAACGGAACTGGGTCTATGCGGTTTTACTGGCTGTGGGCTCCGGCCCGCGAGAATCGGCGTCCTCCAGGGCCTCCCTCCCGGCCGTCGTCCCGTCCCGGGAGACTGCTGCATATTGGCATCTCCTCCAGAAAGCGTGAAACGCGCGAAAACAAGACCCCTCTTTGGGCGGGTTCCCTGTGGCACGTGAAGCCCGGTCCCGCCTGGCGCTCTCGTGGCCAGGGGCTCCGCGTCGGCAGGACGGGGAGGGGCAAAAGGGTCAGGCGGCGAGGGTCCAGCAGTACGGACTGCCCCGTCCGCGCTTGGCACTCCCTCGCTTTCCTCTGGGGCCGGCGGGCGCCGCTCGGCCCTCGCCTCCTCGCTGCGCAGGCGCGGCCGTCGGGCGCCCGCTCGGTCCTCACCTCCTCACTGCGCAGGCGCGGCCGTCGGGCGCCCGCTCGCCGCTGACCTCACTGCGCAGGCGCGGGCCGCCCGGAAGCGGCCGAGGACACGGACATGGCCGCCCTGGGCTCCCCGGCGCGCACTCTGCGGGGCCTCCTGCGCGAGCTGCGCTACCTGGACGCGGCTACTGGCCGGCCGTACCGCGACACCGCGGCCTACCGCTACCTCGTGAACGCGTTCCGCGCACATCGGGTACGGCAGCCCGGGCTCCGGCTGGGGCGGGGCGCGAGCGACCCCACGCCTGCCTCCGCGGGCCCACCTtccgcctccccccagccccgggtcGCACCGTTAGCGGGCCCTGGGCTCGCACCGAGGGGCGCCGCTCCCGAGGCTCTCATTGGCCGCTCGCTTGGCCCCTGCGGAGCCCGGAGTCGGGACCGGGAACGCGGGCCGCATCCCCTCCCGCCCTGTCCCTGGAGAGTAGACATTCGTCTCTTCCCTTGCATCTCGGTTTGGCTGGTTCCTAGCCCGAGACCTTTGGGTAAAAATGGCATTGTCGGTGCCGAGTGCTTGCTTCTGCATGCGAGCGGCGCGGGTTGGATTCCCCCCGCGTTGTATGGCCCCCACAGCAAAGCCCACTATGGTGCTTAAACCAAAGACCTCTTCAAGACCAGGAAGACTTACGTTGCATCTGAGGAGAGCCCtaagtcccatccccagcacctcagggttcCCGAGCACCTTCCCGAAGAACGCCCCTAAGCATTTCTGCGCGTGGCCCAAAGTTGCGAGCTATTTTAGAAACAGGAAAGTGGATGGGAACCTGTTTGGAGAGATGATGGGAAAGGAAGCGTGGCATATCCGAGCCAGGGACGTTaaccccaggagcccccaggagcccccaggagcCGTACAAGGACTCCCTTTAAAAGAAGTGCTAAGGCCAGAGCTGACCACCGGGGAGATACTCCCCTCCCCCGCACAGCAGGAAACTAATTCAGCAGGAATTTGTAGTTAGGTCAGCTGGATTAGGGTTAGCAAGCAGTTGGGGGAGATCTGAAAGACCCAGGAGAGTGAAAGGCCAGAGTGTAGTGAGCACCCGGCTGTAGTGACTGATGTAGAaagtgaggagagagtgggcagtATCTTTATTTCATTGGAAATGTAATGGAAGATGAACATGATTGTAGTTGCACCTTATGAAAGCAAAGTCCTTAGCACAGAGGCTTGGGAATGCATTTGAAACGTCTGTGATTTCAAGTAACACCCCTCGGGTGCATAGGAGGATTTGGGGAGCTCTTTTGATTTTCCTTCTAACCCAGATCTAACTCAAACCATCTATGCCTGTTATCTCTTGGGATTGTTAAGGAAGAtagtgttttgggtttggggctttTTGGGTGGGAGGGATTATAGGGAGAAGCAAGCCACATAcagtagtgcttagggtttacccctggcactgtattcagggatcactcctggcagtgcttgagggacagtatgtggtgctgtcaaacccaggtcaattgcatACAGTGCAAGCACCTTATTCGTGAGTGTACTATCTATCTGGACCAAGAATAGAATTTCTACATCATCTGTTCTTTTGCGACTCATTTACTATGCATGTTGCTGAATCTTCTCACTCAGCTTAGGTGAATCAAGATCAGTCCTTTAAATGTCTTAAACTTACATAGAATTTGTTTCAGATCCGAGCTAGagtgataaaacagtgggtaaggcacttgacttgcaggcAGCTAAGCCAGGTTTGCTCTCCCCAGCAGccccttctgccccccccccccccagcacctccaggggtaatccctgaatgcatagccaggtgtggccaaaacccagCAAAAACGAGAGTAATttgaggtggagagatagtataggggacagggcgcttgccttgcagacggtggacctgggtttgatctccagcatctcctgtggtccctccagcacttacaggagtgattcctgagtacagaaccagaagttatCCTTGAGCTACCCTTTGATATGTTGAAGTTTGACACTTCCATTCTCATAAgtggttatttgttttgttgtgtgtggcgggggagagGGTTGCGGGCACTGCCCACACCGGCCATGTTTAGGGACTAATCCTGGGGTTTctcagggtactatatgtggtgctgtgtaTCGGGCTGGGGTTGGCAGCATCAGACAcaatcatctttcttttttttttttttttgctttttgggtcacacccggcaatgcacagaggttactcctggctctgcactcaggaatcaccgctggcggtgctcaggggaccctatgggatgctgggaatcgaacccgggtcggccgcgtgcaaggcaaatgccctacccactgtgctatcgctccagccccacaatcatCTTTCTTGCTGTAATACCTCTGGCTCTAAGCTTTGACTAACTCAGGAGGTTACACTGAGGGCCATTGAGATAGCGCCAGGGACaagggcacatgctttgtgtcCATTGGGAGCTCCCtgctgtccctggcactgcagggtccaagcagcaATGCAAAGACAAGCCCTGTCGTCGTTCCATCTGGTCCACTGGCCAAGATTGGCTTCCAGTGACCCCATGAGGAGCAGGAAGCAACACTGCTAAACCTCCAGATTCCCTAGTTCGAGGGTCTTGTTAGGGCAGTtagcaccaatttttttttttaaaccagtttATGCCTTTCTGGATATACCATACTAAGATAACTCCTGTGTAAAAGGAGaagttgaaaaaaattcttttttggtaTTAAAGTTTCAGGGGACTAGAgcaaatagtacagcgggtagggcatttgccttgcatgttgctgatctgagtttgatccccagcatcccatatggtcccccgagcattgcctggtgtgaattaaaaaaaaattttttttttttggttagtacactggcagagcacttgtcttgtatgcaattgacctggatttgattctcagcatcccatgttccgccaggagtgaatcttgagtgtgaagccaagagtaacccctgagcatcactgggtgtggcccatgagctggggtggggggaaattgAATTTAATCTTCATGTAAAATTCCCCGTAGCTTAACTGGAAGTCAGCACTCATTCAGTCATTCAGTTTTAGAATCATATGTAGGCAGGATACACATTTCACTTCTGATCAGTTTCTTTTCACCTGAGCTTCATTTCTCAACCATATGCCCCACCCCTTGGGACCCCCAAGATATTCCAACATGGAGACAAGTCACTGGTACAGCTGAtggggcacctgctttgcatgcagcagacccagattaaGTCCTCAGCATACGGTTCTCTGagccttgccacagggatctGAGCACAAAACAGCAAACAGATTCCAGGGGGCTTCAGGTGAAAGTCTGATAAGTACGGAAGGAACCTGGAGGAAGGGTCCCTGGCAGAGCACCTTGGGCAGCACGGCCTGAGAGCTGGCCTGTCCCTTTCTGGGCTTAGCATCTGTCCTCGCCCACTCCCGGTGCTATTAcctctcagggagcactcttcggcgtctggggggccatatgtggtgcccaggacttaactagggttggcttcatgcaaggcaagtatcttaccgcctgtactatctctcctaacCCCAAAGTGGTTAACAaggatttattaaataatttttggataaatttataaaactaaacctcatttatttatttatgtcttgTATTTTGGGTCAAATAGTCAtgcagtaatgcacaggggttattcctggctcatgcactcgggaattactcctggcggtgctgggggaccatatgggatgctgggaatcgaacccgggttggctgagtgcaaggcaaacaccctacccactttgctatcgctccagccccttaaatctCAATCTTTAACTCAAGGTATGTCCATGTTTCTTAATCCAAATTTCCAGGAAAAAAGACAAACTAGTAATTCAACTTTCTTTCCCAGATAGCAATACATGTTTAGCAGAATTGATCTATTTAAAGAAAGTTTGTGATAGGTGAATTCCAATACCATTTCACACTGTTTGGAATAATGGTGCTAGGCAAACTTGATTTTTGACGAGAttaaagttcttaattttattttttaattaaaatttttaaaaattgaaaataaaattctggcCTTGCTGCTCCCCCCAGGTCACCAGTGAGAAGTTGTGCCGCGCTCAGCACCAGCTTCATTTCCAGGCGGCCACTTACCTCTGCCTCCTCCGCAGCGTCCGCCAGCACGTGGCCCTCCATGAGGAGTTTCATGGCAAGGGGGAGCGCTCCGTGGAAGAGTCGGCtggcctggtggggctcaagctGCCGCGCCAGCCCGGAGGGAAGGGCTGGGAGCAGTGAAGACGGAGAGAGACTCCGTGTGTGCCGCTGCCTTCATTCCAGAAGGTcatttctatatatatgtatttatcatTAAATTATTCGGAAAAGTTGAGGATTTTTCTCTAGTTGTGTTGGTTATTTCTTGGGGCGGTTTCAACCTTATTCAAggaatttattaaatttctttcacCAGATTGATTGTCttggtctttttatttattttttgctgtggggaggtggggtatacccagcaatgctctggacttactcctggcactgtacagacaatcagtcctggtggtgaggaggggaccatatgggatgccgagggtgtaaggcaagcaccttacccttgcccgtgtactgtttctccagactAATCTT
The nucleotide sequence above comes from Sorex araneus isolate mSorAra2 chromosome 1, mSorAra2.pri, whole genome shotgun sequence. Encoded proteins:
- the FMC1 gene encoding protein FMC1 homolog, yielding MAALGSPARTLRGLLRELRYLDAATGRPYRDTAAYRYLVNAFRAHRVTSEKLCRAQHQLHFQAATYLCLLRSVRQHVALHEEFHGKGERSVEESAGLVGLKLPRQPGGKGWEQ